The Motilibacter peucedani sequence CGAGAGCTCGGCCGCGGGCACCAGCGGCGTCGCGCCCTCGAGCAGCGTGACGACGGGCGTGTCAGGGGTGACGGGCAGGCGGTCGCGGTACTCCTCGACGACCCCCCGCCAGGTGCTGCGCGAGCTCAACGCTGCCTCCGGGGCGTAGGGGTGCCCAGCCTAGCGGCGCGCGGGGACCGTGCCGCCGTGACCGGAGGACCTCACCCGCCCTCGACGCGCATGACGCTCGACACGTCGCGCACGATCTCGAGCTCGCGGAGCTCCTGGACGGTGGCGGCCAGGGCCGCGTCGGGGGCCGAGTGGGTGACCAGGACGAGCACCGCGTCGTCGGCGTGGCCCTCCTGCCGGACCGTCTGGATCGAGACGCCGTGGCCGGCGAAGGCCTGCGCCACCGCGGCGAGGACGCCGGGACGGTCGTCGACGTCGAGGCTGACGTGGTAGCGCGTGGTCGTCTCGCCCATGGGCCGCACGGGCAGGTCGGCGTAGGCCGACTCCCCCGGGCCGTTGACGCCACCGACCCGGTGGCGGGCCGCCGCGACGAGGTCGCCGAGCACGGCCGAGGCCGTCGGGTCGCCGCCCGCACCCCGGCCGTAGAACATCAGCTCGCCGGCAGCGTCGGCCTGGACGAACACCGCGTTGAAGGCGTCGTGCACCGAGGCGAGGGGGTGCGCCGCCGGGATCATCGCCGGATGGACCCGGACGGAGACGCCGCCGTCGACGCGCTCGGCGATGGCCAGCAGCTTGACCACCCGGCCCATCGCGCGGGCGCTCGCGACATCGGCCGCGGTCACCTCGGTGATGCCCTCGCGGTGCACCGCGCCGAGCGGCACGCGGGTGTGGAACGCCAGCGAGGCCAGGATCGCCGCCTTGGCAGCCGCGTCGAAGCCTTCGACGTCGGCGGTCGGGTCGGCCTCGGCATAGCCGAGCTCGGTCGCCTCGTCGAGCGCTTCGGCGAAGCCGGCGCCCGACTCGGACATCTTCGAGAGGATGAAGTTCGTGGTGCCGTTGACGATGCCGAGGACGCGCTGCACCCGGTCGCCCACGAGCGACTCGCGCAAGGGGCGCAGGATGGGGATCGCCCCGGCGACAGCGGCTTCGTAGTAGAGGTCGACACCAGCGGCCTCGGCCGCGGCGTGCAGGGTCGAGCCGTCCTCTGCCATCAGGGCCTTGTTGGCGGTCACG is a genomic window containing:
- a CDS encoding homoserine dehydrogenase; the protein is MPDHEPLRVALVGCGSVGASVARLLVESADDLAARAGRPLELAGIAVRRQRPRPEVPVDASLFTTDAVELVSRPEVDLVVEVMGGIEPARSVVLAALKNGASVVTANKALMAEDGSTLHAAAEAAGVDLYYEAAVAGAIPILRPLRESLVGDRVQRVLGIVNGTTNFILSKMSESGAGFAEALDEATELGYAEADPTADVEGFDAAAKAAILASLAFHTRVPLGAVHREGITEVTAADVASARAMGRVVKLLAIAERVDGGVSVRVHPAMIPAAHPLASVHDAFNAVFVQADAAGELMFYGRGAGGDPTASAVLGDLVAAARHRVGGVNGPGESAYADLPVRPMGETTTRYHVSLDVDDRPGVLAAVAQAFAGHGVSIQTVRQEGHADDAVLVLVTHSAPDAALAATVQELRELEIVRDVSSVMRVEGG